The following are encoded together in the Chlorocebus sabaeus isolate Y175 chromosome 20, mChlSab1.0.hap1, whole genome shotgun sequence genome:
- the CD1B gene encoding T-cell surface glycoprotein CD1b: MLLLPFQLLAVLFPGGDSERAFQGPTSFHVIQTSSFTNSTWAQTQGSGWLDDLQIHGWDSDSGTAILLKPWSKGNFSDKEFAELEEIFRVYIFGFAQEVQDFAGDFQIQYPFEIQGIAGCELHSGGAIVSFLRGALRGLDFLSVKNASCVPSPEGGSKAQKVCALIMQYQGIMETVRILLYETCPRYLLGVLNAGKADLQRQVKPEAWLSSGPSPGPGRLQLVCHVSGFYPKPVWVMWMRGEQEQRGTQRGDILPNANWTWYLRATLDVAAGEAAGLSCRVKHSSLEGQDIVLYWRNPISTGSIVLAIMVPSLLLLLCLALWYMRRRSYQNIP; this comes from the exons ATGTTGCTGCTGCCATTTCAACTGTTAGCTGTTCTCTTTCCCGGTGGTGACAGTGAACGAG CCTTCCAGGGGCCGACCTCCTTTCATGTCATCCAGACCTCGTCCTTTACCAACAGTACCTGGGCACAAACTCAAGGCTCAGGCTGGTTGGATGATTTGCAGATTCACGGCTGGGATAGTGACTCAGGCACTGCCATACTCCTGAAGCCTTGGTCTAAAGGTAACTTTAGTGATAAGGAGTTTGCTGAGTTAGAAGAGATATTCCGAGTCTACATCTTTGGATTCGCTCAAGAAGTACAAGACTTTGCCGGTGATTTCCAGATACAAT ACCCCTTTGAGATCCAGGGCATAGCAGGCTGTGAGCTACATTCTGGAGGTGCCATagtaagcttcctgaggggagcTCTAAGAGGACTGGACTTCCTAAGTGTCAAGAATGCTTCATGTGTGCCTTCCCCAGAAGGTGGCAGCAAGGCACAGAAGGTCTGTGCACTAATCATGCAATATCAAGGTATCATGGAAACTGTGAGAATTCTCCTCTATGAAACCTGCCCCCGATATCTCTTGGGCGTCCTCAATGCAGGAAAAGCAGATCTGCAAAGACAAG TGAAGCCTGAGGCCTGGCTGTCCAGTGGCCCCAGTCCTGGACCTGGCCGTCTGCAGCTTGTGTGCCATGTCTCAGGATTCTACCCAAAGCCCGTGTGGGTGATGTGGATGCGGGGTGAACAGGAGCAGCGGGGCACTCAGCGAGGGGACATCCTGCCCAATGCTAACTGGACATGGTATCTCCGAGCAACCCTGGATGTGGCAGCTGGGGAGGCAGCTGGCCTATCCTGTCGAGTGAAGCACAGCAGTTTAGAGGGCCAGGACATCGTCCTCTACTGGA gaaaccccatctccactggcTCGATTGTTTTGGCAATAATGGTGCCTTCCTTGCTCCTCTTGCTATGCCTTGCATTATGGTATATGAGGCGCCG GTCATATCAGAATATCCCATGA